A genomic window from Solanum dulcamara chromosome 11, daSolDulc1.2, whole genome shotgun sequence includes:
- the LOC129872587 gene encoding LRR receptor-like serine/threonine-protein kinase GSO2 — MKARDGKHGLGYVYLLNLVFKHFGVVVGKGVKDTIKQAFSHSTLLECKCVEGRTGKKAKSLMYDFLEQQENLKQELEEMIVTLASRDAEISSLNAQLLLSQTEGPASTEIAELKTQNVTLTAEVKTLTQQLLQAHGDKPAETADLKPFKCILGCGSPNTQTLDNKVSQFFSPRFDNQKRVLGLSQEKNYFNKGCTGPDRAAQDTLHCEIPRELGYLQRLQLFGLYQNRLSGSIPASLFNISTLQILTIVDCQLSGSLPSNVGQGTPNLKEIYLGMNNLSGAFPASISNASRLTVLDLSNNILSGSIPDSLGNLEFLELLQIGLNNLIYHNPSSQLTFLTSLTRCRNLRELVIAQNPLNGVLPASIGNFSSSLQIFPAPGCKLRGRISEEIGNLTNVISISLFANDLTGSIPKTVRGLQKLQGILIQSNMISGTIPDEICYLQNIGNLILGQNKMSGPLPSCLGNVTSLRNLYLLSNKLNSSLPETLWSLQDLLT; from the exons atgaAGGCGAGAGATGGGAAGCATGGGCTAGGTTATGTGTATTTGCTCAACCTGGTCTTCAAGCATTTTGGAGTGGTTGTAGGCAAGGGTGTTAAGGATACAATCAAGCAAGCATTCTCCCATTCCACCCTTTTGGAGTGTAAATGTGTTGAAGGTCGAACCGGCAAAAAGGCTAAGTCTCTGATGTATGATTTCCTAGAGCAGCAGGAAAATTTAAAGCAGGAATTGGAAGAAATGATAGTGACCCTGGCAAGTCGAGATGCTGAGATTTCAAGTCTCAATGCCCAATTATTGCTATCTCAGACTGAGGGTCCTGCTTCAACTGAAATTGCTGAGTTGAAAACTCAAAATGTCACTCTTACTGCTGAGGTTAAAACTCTCACTCAGCAGTTACTTCAGGCTCATGGTGACA AACCAGCAGAGACTGCAGACCTAAAGCCATTCAAATGTATCTTAGGTTGTGGATCTCCAAATACTCAAACCTTGGACAATAAAGTCAGTCAGTTTTTCTCTCCAAGATTTGACAATCAAAAACGTGTGTTGGGTCTCTCTCAAGAAAAGAATTACTTCAACAAAGGCTGCACGGGACCTGATAGAGCTGCTCAAGATACTCTTCATT GTGAAATACCAAGGGAGCTTGGATATCTTCAAAGACTTCAACTGTTTGGATTGTATCAAAACAGGCTGAGTGGTTCAATTCCAGCAAGCCTTTTCAACATTTCAACCCTCCAAATCTTGACAATTGTGGATTGTCAGCTATCGGGGAGTTTACCATCAAATGTAGGGCAAGGGACACCAAACCTCAAAGAAATTTATTTGGGAATGAATAATCTCAGTGGAGCCTTCCCTGCTTCTATTTCCAATGCTTCAAGACTCACTGTTCTAGACCTTTCTAACAACATCCTCTCAGGTTCCATTCCTGATTCCCTTGGTAATTTAGAATTCCTTGAACTTCTACAGATAGGCCTTAACAATTTGATCTATCATAATCCCTCTTCACAATTAACTTTCCTGACTTCACTGACAAGATGTCGAAATCTAAGAGAACTCGTCATTGCACAAAATCCCTTGAATGGCGTTCTTCCAGCTTCTATCGGTAACTTCTCAAGCTCTCTCCAAATCTTTCCTGCACCCGGGTGTAAACTCAGAGGCAGAATCTCAGAAGAAATAGGAAACCTAACAAATGTGATATCCATATCACTATTTGCCAATGACTTGACAGGGTCCATCCCGAAAACTGTCAGAGGTTTGCAGAAGCTTCAAGGGATTCTTATACAAAGTAACATGATAAGCGGGACTATACCAGATGAAATTTGCTACTTGCAAAATATAGGAAACCTCATTTTAGGTCAAAATAAAATGTCAGGTCCCTTGCCATCCTGTTTGGGGAATGTTACTTCTTTGAGAAATTTATATCTACTTTCAAACAAGTTGAACTCCAGCTTACCGGAGACCCTATGGAGCCTTCAAGATCTATTG ACATGA
- the LOC129875094 gene encoding receptor kinase-like protein Xa21, giving the protein MGRSCNLLFAFVVFILLHTSLSSVPNISTDEAALLAFKSHISSFAPNNILATNWSSSRPVCSWIGITCSSRHHRVTTLDISNMKLYGTIPPHLGNLSFLVSLDISDNTFHGNLPQELAHLQRLKLINVTSNNFTGAIPSFLSLLPNLRYMYLSINQFSGEIPSSLSNLTKLEVLRIKGNFLEGEIPRELGDLHYMTALNLESNHLTGSIPPSIYNITTMRVIALTENNLTGKLPSTICDHLPNLEGLYLSRNFLGGIIPPNFEKCKKLKILSLSENEFIGTVPRELGNITDLTELFLGVQHLQGEIPVELGNLKNLQLLTLSACYLTGSIPTSIFNMSALRILVLDENMLKGNLPADLGSGIPSLEMFICANNNLSGFISATISNASRLYMVDLSINHLTGSIPQSLGNLENLEVLDLWLNNLISDSSLSFLASLTNCRKLSELSFSWNPLDSYLASIGNFSDSLQIFKGSNCKLKGFIPEEIGNLTGVINMDFSQNDMTGHIPNTVQGMLNLQEFYLPRNKLVGIIPDAICNLKNLGALHLSENQFSGSVPPCVGNITSLRYLYLDNNRLNWSIPASLGNLQDLIEFDVSSNLLNGEIPMEIGNLKVVTLVDLSENDFNGKIPNTLGGLDRLINLSLAHNRLDGPIPVSFGKMLGLEFLDLSNNNLSGEIPKSLEALVYLKYLNFSFNELSGEIPTGGPFANATDQSFLSNYGLCGDSKFHVSPCVIKSPKRSKTKKAILVLYILLGVGMLFLALVLAYVFLRLRKKKKNAGQADGYLVKGHKRISYYELEQATEGFSESNLLGNGSFSKVYKGILKDGTFLAAKVFNVKLEGAFKSFDTECEMLRSLRHRNLTKVITSCSNLDFKALVLEYMPNGTLEKWLYSHNFFLHLLQRLDIMIDVASAMVYLHNGCSNPVVHCDLKPSNVLLDQEMAGHVSDFGIAKMLGAGETFVQTRTIATIGYIAPEYGQDGIVSTSCDVYSFGILMMETFTRIRPSDERFTGELSIRRWVSDSFPNEINKVVDANLVQLGDEQTDAKMQCLLSIMDLALSCTVVTPDARIGLEDALSTLQTIRLQFVSSRH; this is encoded by the exons ATGGGAAGAAGTTGCAATCTTCTCTTTGCTTTTGTGGTTTTCATTCTACTCCATACTTCACTCTCTTCTGTTCCCAATATTAGTACTGATGAAGCTGCTCTTCTTGCCTTCAAATCTCACATTTCTTCTTTCGCTCCAAACAATATCTTAGCAACCAACTGGTCTTCTTCCAGACCAGTTTGCAGCTGGATTGGCATCACTTGCAGCTCCCGACACCATAGAGTCACAACATTAGACATTTCTAACATGAAACTTTACGGTACCATTCCTCCACACCTTGGAAACCTCTCATTTCTTGTCTCCCTTGACATCAGTGACAACACATTCCATGGGAATTTGCCACAAGAGTTGGCTCATTTGCAGAGGTTGAAACTGATTAATGTCACAAGCAATAACTTCACGGGTGCCATTCCATCATTTTTAAGTTTGTTACCTAACCTTCGATACATGTACCTTTCAATAAACCAATTTTCGGGAGAAATTCCATCTTCCCTTTCCAATCTAACAAAGCTAGAAGTGCTGAGAATAAAAGGAAATTTTCTTGAAGGAGAGATCCCTCGAGAACTTGGTGATCTTCATTACATGACTGCTTTAAACCTGGAAAGTAACCACCTTACTGGCTCTATACCACCATCAATTTATAACATTACAACCATGCGAGTCATTGCTCTTACCGAAAATAATCTTACTGGTAAGCTTCCATCAACTATATGTGACCATCTTCCAAACTTGGAAGGGCTTTACCTCTCACGCAACTTCCTAGGTGGCATTATTCCACCAAACTTCGAAAAATGCAAAAAACTCAAGATCTTATCATTGTCTGAAAATGAGTTCATTGGAACTGTACCAAGGGAGTTAGGCAACATAACAGATCTTACAGAATTATTTCTTGGAGTACAGCACTTGCAAG GAGAGATACCAGTGGAGCTAGGTAATCTTAAGAATCTACAGTTGTTGACATTATCTGCTTGTTATCTTACTGGTTCCATCCCCACAAGCATTTTCAACATGTCAGCACTGCGGATACTAGTACTTGACGAAAACATGCTTAAAGGTAATCTACCAGCAGATTTAGGCAGTGGGATCCCCAGCCTAGAAATGTTTATTTGTGCAAACAACAATCTGAGTGGTTTTATATCTGCTACTATCTCAAATGCTTCAAGACTCTATATGGTCGATCTTTCAATCAACCATTTGACAGGTTCGATTCCTCAATCACTTGGTAACTTAGAAAACCTTGAGGTTTTGGACCTGTGGCTGAACAATCTTATTAGCGATTCATCATTGAGCTTCCTGGCATCTTTGACAAACTGTAGGAAACTGAGTGAACTCTCTTTCAGTTGGAATCCCTTGGACAGTTACCTTGCATCAATTGGAAATTTCTCGGATTCTCTGCAAATTTTCAAAGGAAGTAATTGTAAACTGAAAGGCTTCATTCCTGAAGAAATTGGCAATCTTACCGGTGTGATAAATATGGATTTCTCACAAAATGATATGACTGGACATATTCCAAATACTGTCCAAGGCATGTTGAACCTTCAAGAATTTTACCTACCTCGCAACAAGTTAGTAGGAATCATACCAGATGCTATCTGCAATTTAAAGAATCTTGGAGCATTACACTTGTCAGAAAATCAGTTTTCTGGTTCAGTGCCACCATGCGTAGGGAACATTACCAGTTTGAGGTATCTTTATCTAGATAACAACAGGCTGAATTGGAGCATACCTGCAAGCTTGGGGAACCTTCAAGATCTCATAGAATTCGATGTTTCGTCCAATTTATTAAATGGGGAAATTCCGATGGAGATTGGAAATTTAAAGGTTGTAACGCTGGTTGATCTGtcagaaaatgattttaatGGTAAGATCCCTAACACACTAGGGGGCCTAGATAGATTGATTAATCTTTCTCTAGCTCACAATAGATTAGATGGGCCTATTCCAGTTTCATTTGGAAAAATGCTTGGGTTGGAATTCTTGGATTTGAGCAATAACAACCTTAGTGGTGAAATTCCAAAGTCATTAGAAGCTCTCGTGTATCTCAAATACTTGAACTTCTCATTTAATGAACTTAGTGGAGAGATTCCCACGGGTGGTCCTTTTGCAAATGCCACAGACCAATCTTTCTTGTCCAATTATGGGCTCTGTGGTGATTCTAAGTTTCATGTGTCACCATGCGTCATCAAATCTCCCAAGAGGTCAAAGACAAAAAAGGCAATCTTGGTTTTGTACATCCTTTTAGGAGTGGGTATGCTATTTCTTGCATTAGTCCTTGCATATGTATTTTTACGATTgcgaaaaaaaaagaagaatgcaGGTCAAGCAGATGGATATCTAGTAAAAGGGCATAAAAGAATTTCTTACTATGAGCTTGAACAAGCAACGGAAGGATTCAGTGAAAGCAACTTGCTTGGTAACGGGAGTTTCAGCAAGGTCTACAAAGGGATACTTAAGGATGGTACTTTTTTGGCAGCAAAGGTATTCAATGTGAAATTGGAGGGTGCATTCAAAAGTTTTGATACGGAATGTGAGATGCTAAGAAGCCTCCGCCATCGTAATCTTACTAAAGTCATCACTAGTTGCTCCAATCTTGATTTCAAAGCCTTAGTATTGGAGTACATGCCGAATGGGACACTTGAAAAATGGCtatatagtcataactttttctTGCACCTATTGCAGAGATTAGATATAATGATAGATGTTGCATCTGCAATGGTCTATCTCCACAATGGTTGTTCAAATCCGGTGGTGCATTGTGACTTGAAGCCAAGCAATGTCTTGCTAGATCAAGAAATGGCTGGCCATGTCAGCGATTTTGGTATTGCAAAAATGTTAGGTGCAGGGGAGACTTTTGTTCAAACAAGGACAATAGCAACCATTGGATATATTGCTCCAG AGTATGGACAAGATGGAATAGTATCCACGAGTTGCGATGTTTATAGTTTTGGCATCCTGATGATGGAGACGTTTACAAGAATCAGACCAAGTGATGAAAGATTTACTGGAGAATTGAGCATACGACGTTGGGTTAGTGATTCTTTTCCAAATGAGATTAATAAGGTAGTGGATGCTAATTTGGTACAGCTAGGGGATGAACAAACTGATGCAAAGATGCAGTGTCTTTTATCTATCATGGATTTAGCTTTGAGCTGCACTGTAGTAACACCTGATGCAAGAATTGGCCTGGAAGATGCTCTTTCAACACTTCAAACGATTAGACTCCAGTTTGTCAGTAGTCGTCACTAG
- the LOC129873496 gene encoding probable LRR receptor-like serine/threonine-protein kinase At3g47570, translated as MLSLEFLDLSYNNLTGEIPKSLEALEYLKYLNVSFNKLGGEIPTGGPFANFTNLSFVSNNALCGASRLQLQPCQGKSHRRTTRKRVLYLFLYSLLGITSIIVALSVGLLILRRRKRNEPSGSTEVSSMRAHERVSYYELQQATNGFSENNLPGTGSFSKVYKGVKNGTIFAVKVFKRELEGAFKSFDTECEILGNLRHRNLAKVITACSNPQFKALLLEYMPNGTLDKWLHSHDFFLDMLQRLDIFIDLASALDYLHNGYSEPVVHCDLKPSNILLDENMVGHLSDFGIAKLLGAEDSFRQTKTIGTIGYIAPEYGQDGLVSTSCDVYSFGIVIMEAFTGRRPSDEMFTGDLSLKLWVNDSLPTGVTQIVDADLIRPTKEPLNANMQRCLVSVMELALSCTSVSPDARINTKEALSELKKIRIQLITS; from the exons ATGTTGAGCTTAGAATTCTTGGATTTGAGTTATAACAATCTAACTGGCGAAATACCAAAGTCCTTAGAAGCTCTTGAGTACCTCAAATACCTTAATGTTTCCTTCAATAAACTCGGCGGAGAAATTCCAACTGGTGGTCCTTTTGCAAATTTCACCAATCTGTCATTTGTGTCTAATAATGCATTATGCGGTGCATCAAGGCTCCAACTGCAGCCTTGCCAAGGCAAATCTCATCGGAGGACGACGAGAAAAAGAGTGCTTTACTTGTTTCTGTATAGTCTTTTGGGAATAACATCAATAATTGTTGCATTATCCGTTGGATTGCTGATcttaagaagaagaaagagaaatgaACCATCAGGATCAACTGAGGTATCATCCATGAGAGCCCATGAAAGAGTTTCATATTATGAACTTCAACAAGCAACAAACGGATTCAGTGAGAACAATTTGCCTGGTACTGGGAGCTTTAGCAAGGTGTACAAGGGAGTTAAGAATGGGACGATATTCGCGGTAAAAGTATTCAAACGGGAACTTGAAGGTGCATTCAAGAGCTTTGACACAGAATGTGAGATCTTAGGCAACCTTCGCCATCGGAACCTGGCAAAAGTCATAACTGCTTGTTCCAATCCTCAGTTCAAGGCCTTACTATTGGAGTACATGCCAAATGGCACCCTCGACAAATGGTTACACTCACATGACTTTTTCCTGGATATGTTGCAGAGGTTGGACATATTCATCGATCTAGCATCTGCTTTAGACTATCTCCATAACGGTTATTCGGAGCCAGTGGTGCATTGTGATTTGAAGCCTAGCAACATTTTGCTTGATGAAAACATGGTTGGCCATTTAAGTGATTTTGGGATTGCAAAATTGTTAGGTGCAGAAGATAGTTTTAGACAAACTAAGACTATTGGAACCATTGGATACATCGCGCCAG AGTATGGACAAGATGGACTTGTATCAACAAGTTGTGACGTGTACAGCTTTGGTATTGTGATAATGGAAGCATTCACAGGGAGGAGGCCTAGTGATGAAATGTTTACTGGGGATTTGAGCCTAAAACTTTGGGTAAACGACTCACTCCCTACTGGAGTTACACAAATTGTGGATGCAGATTTGATAAGGCCAACAAAAGAACCTCTAAATGCAAACATGCAGAGATGCTTGGTTTCCGTCATGGAATTGGCTTTAAGCTGCACTTCAGTGTCACCAGATGCAAGAATCAACACGAAAGAAGCTCTCTCGGAACTCAAGAAGATAAGAATTCAATTGATCACGAGCTAA